One Oryza brachyantha chromosome 3, ObraRS2, whole genome shotgun sequence DNA segment encodes these proteins:
- the LOC102709068 gene encoding dirigent protein 25, protein MAGSGSCPAVKAALRLVVIALAAANCALAGRVLDEQPAAAAPVPVEAPLPADPLPAPTDPPADPVVSTVAVPAGGAAAAGNAGAGAGGAAAAGAGDHPLTFFMHDILGGSQPSARIVTGVVASAAANGQLPFARPNENIFPIQGAVPLPQGASNLIDGNNVPYVAGLGGTSATIVQSNGNTVNGGSKNTPFINAGDLPSGVTLQNLLFGTTTVIDDELTEGHELGAAVVGRAQGFYVASSQDGTSKTLALTAMFDGGEEHGDTLSFFGVHRMAAPESHVAIIGGTGKYENAKGFAAIETLHSGDEHTTDGVETLLQFSIHLI, encoded by the coding sequence ATGGCTGGCAGTGGCAGCTGCCCGGCCGTCAAGGCGGCACTGCGGTTAGTGGTGAtcgcgctcgcggcggcgaATTGCGCACTCGCCGGCCGCGTCCTCGACGAGCAGCCTGCGGCAGCAGCGCCGGTGCCGGTGGAGGCTCCTCTGCCAGCCGACCCGTTGCCCGCGCCGACCGACCCGCCCGCTGACCCGGTGGTATCGACCGTGGCCGTGCcagccggcggcgctgctgcggcgggcaatgcgggcgcgggagctggcggtgctgccgctgccggcgcgGGCGACCACCCGCTGACGTTCTTCATGCACGACATCCTCGGCGGGTCGCAGCCGTCGGCGCGCATCGTGACCGGCGTGGTGGCGAGCGCCGCGGCGAACGGGCAGCTCCCGTTCGCGCGGCCGAACGAGAACATCTTCCCCATCCAGGGCGCGGTGCCGCTGCCGCAGGGCGCGAGCAACCTCATCGACGGCAACAACGTCCCCTACGTCGCCGGCCTCGGCGGCACGTCCGCCACCATCGTCCAGAGCAACGGCAACACCGTCAACGGCGGCAGCAAGAACACCCCATTCATCAACGCCGGCGACCTGCCGTCCGGCGTCACGCTCCAGAACCTCCTCTTCGGCACCACCACCGTCATCGACGACGAGCTCACCGAGGGCCAcgagctcggcgccgccgtcgtcggcagGGCGCAGGGGTTTTACGTCGCCAGCTCGCAGGACGGCACCAGCAAGACGCTCGCGCTCACGGCCATGTtcgacggcggggaggagcACGGCGACACGCTCAGCTTCTTCGGTGTCCACCGGATGGCGGCGCCCGAGTCCCACGTCGCCATCATCGGCGGCACGGGCAAATACGAGAACGCCAAGGGGTTCGCGGCCATCGAGACGCTGCACTCCGGTGACGAGCACACaaccgacggcgtcgagactcTCCTCCAGTTCAGCATTCACCTCATCTGA